Proteins found in one Triticum urartu cultivar G1812 chromosome 4, Tu2.1, whole genome shotgun sequence genomic segment:
- the LOC125552120 gene encoding uncharacterized protein LOC125552120: MTVPAAAATCPPLAQGQPASREPELLQASDVMVEQPAWAGPAQQAFNFDITSEEANAGLSLLDLRGNNPATEAEPMDGIEWPSTEHSLSLIDAAEQIENAARGDHEMPGVVEVRITTGDRPRDIGLSTATHVKVKVMETKYQSVRTSETKYKPESLLKDVRGLLSTGLLEGFRVTYKKNGVELTGRIDGQRYSCGCMQCDYSNIMNACEFEQHAGQLTNNQNDHIFLDSGISLYKLIQVLKYKRLDLLGDLIEEQTGLTPNLIEYGKWKASFQVENNGFVDAPSHPCSTQCLQESAAGVTSHRTLATTSANSLKKSTSNHISNLSWSAFRRPRWQYKRGSTQTSAPTLSKSPEKGTSGLSTCTSMKSATVEIPSENIADPLSPEDIKPNLAADAAVMSTSSECDPIDLAFALSSPASIVQEPPVSHQMDSKKKEPRRTKVRDNSLHPLVFKEGGLPDLTLLTYKLKHGEVLKQGYKRGAGIVCDCCNEELTPSQFEDHAGMGKRRQPYRNIYTSEGLTLHELALKLQDSLNSNGVSSIDFSDIDDPHNIATSGCRKEPSTTSRLLIASIERTLQGRVVDTESCHLCGDACTTIGVISEDMIIFCNQCERPCHVKCYNSGFQENNEPLNVLREYMQCHFFCCKKCQLLRASLHQELNKREKIRHKRSNVFWHLLSGMNPRRDVQQFIDQVIGIFKVAFPETADLEGDVIRDMVIATDVGGKNDFRGMYCAVLTTSSKLVVSAAILKVRTEEVAELVLVATHNECRKKGYFRLLLRQIESHLTALNVQFLMAPVDPEMVPIWSKKLGFTILSDQEKSSLLEAHPLVMFEGLTLMQKSLAINPDLEVLSNQVTMGEPSAPDLEILSKQVTMGELSAPDLEILSNQVTMGEPSAPYLEVLSNQVTMGEPSA, translated from the exons ATGACggtgcccgccgccgccgccacctgtCCGCCCCTTGCGCAGGGTCAGCCGGCGAGCAGGGAGCCGGAATTGCTTCAGGCTAGCGACGTGATGGTGGAGCAGCCTGCTTGGGCTGGGCCGGCGCAGCAGGCTTTCAACTTCGATATTACGAGCGAAGAGGCGAATGCCGGCTTGTCTCTTCTTGACTTGAG GGGAAATAATCCAGCCACCGAAGCGGAACCCATGGATGGCATTGAATGGCCTTCTACGGAACACAGCTTGAGTTTGATAGACGCCGCAGAACAGATTGAGAATGCAGCCCGTGGTGACCATGAGATGCCTGGTGTGGTCGAGGTAAGGATTACAACTGGTGATCGACCTAGGGATATTGGCTTGTCGACAGCCACCCATGTGAAAGTGAAAGTGATGGAAACGAAGTATCAGTCAGTGCGAACATCAGAAACCAAGTACAAGCCAGAGAGTTTACTTAAGGATGTCAGAGGATTGCTGTCCACTGGGCTTCTTGAAGGTTTCAGGGTGACCTACAAGAAGAATGGG GTGGAGCTGACTGGGCGTATCGACGGACAGAGATATTCCTGTGGTTGTATGCAATGTGATTACAGTAAT ATAATGAATGCATGTGAGTTTGAGCAACATGCTGGCCAGTTAACAAACAACCAAAATGATCATATATTTTTGGACAGTGGAATTTCGCTGTATAAGTTGATACAAGTACTTaaatataaaagacttgacttgctTGGGGACCTGATTGAAGAACAGACTGGTCTCACTCCAAATCTGATTGAATATGGAAAGTGGAAAG CTTCTTTTCAAGTGGAAAATAATGGTTTTGTTGATGCGCCTTCACATCCTTGTTCAACCCAATG TTTGCAGGAGTCAGCTGCAGGAGTGACAAGCCATAGAACTTTAGCCACTACTTCGGCAAATTCCTTGAAAAAATCTACTAGCAATCACATCTCAAACCTGAGCTGGAGTGCATTCAGGAGGCCACGGTGGCAATATAAGCGAGGAAGTACTCAAACTTCAGCTCCAACCTTGAGTAAAAGCCCCGAGAAAGGAACTTCGGGTCTATCTACATGCACTTCAATGAAAAGTGCCACTGTAGAAATTCCTAGTGAGAACATTGCAGATCCTCTTAGTCCTGAGGATATAAAGCCTAATTTGGCAGCAGATGCTGCAGTAATGTCGACCTCATCAGAGTGTGATCCCATAGATCTAGCATTTGCTTTATCAAGCCCAGCTTCAATTGTTCAAGAGCCACCCGTGAGTCACCAAATGGACTCAAAGAAGAAAGAACCGCGGCGAACAAAAGTGAG GGATAACTCCTTGCACCCGCTGGTTTTCAAGGAAGGCGGCCTTCCAGACCTTACTTTGTTGACTTACAAGTTGAAGCACGGAGAG GTTCTAAAGCAAGGCTATAAACGGGGGGCAGGTATAGTCTGTGATTGCTGCAATGAAGAG CTTACTCCTTCCCAGTTTGAAGACCATGCTGGAATGGGGAAAAGACGACAACC GTATCGCAACATTTATACCTCAGAAGGATTGACACTTCATGAGCTGGCACTAAAACTGCAAGACAGTTTAAATTCAAATGGAGTCAGCAGCATTGATTTCTCTGACATTGATGACCCTCATAACATTGCTACTTCAG GTTGTAGGAAAGAACCTTCTACCACCAGTAGACTTctcattgcttccattgaacgGACATTACAAGGAAGAGTTGTTGATACTGAGAGCTGCCATTTATGTGG CGATGCCTGTACGACTATTGGGGTAATCAGCGAAGACATGATTATCTTCTGTAACCAG TGTGAGAGACCATGCCATGTGAAATGCTACAATAGTGGATTTCAAGAAAACAAT GAACCTCTGAATGTTTTGAGAGAATACATGCAGTGTCACTTCTTCTGCTGTAAAAAATGTCAGTTACTTCGTGCTTCTTTGCACCAAGAACTAAATAAGCGAGAAAAGATCAGACATAAAAGATCCAATGTTTTTTGGCACCTTTTAAGTGGAATGAATCCGAGGCGTGATGTGCAGCAGTTCATAGATCAGGTTATTGGAATCTTCAAA GTTGCGTTCCCGGAAACAGCTGACCTGGAAGGTGATGTCATACGAGATATGGTTATTGC CACGGATGTAGGAGGAAAAAATGATTTTAGAGGAATGTATTGTGCAGTACTAACCACAAGCAG TAAACTCGTTGTGTCAGCTGCGATTCTGAAAGTGCGCACGGAAGAAGTTGCAGAACTTGTCCTTGTCGCTACACATAATGAGTGCAGAAAAAAG GGTTACTTCAGACTTCTCTTGAGACAAATCGAATCACATCTGACAGCCCTGAATGTTCAGTTTCTTATGGCACCCGTTGATCCTGAAATGGTACCAATCTGGTCCAAGAAACTTGGCTTCACCATTTTATCAGATCAAGAG AAGTCGTCACTGCTAGAGGCACACCCCTTGGTGATGTTCGAGGGCCTAACATTGATGCAGAAATCATTAGCTATCAACCCTGATCTCGAGGTTTTGAGTAACCAAGTTACAATGGGAGAACCGAGTGCACCTGATCTCGAGATTTTGAGTAAGCAAGTTACAATGGGAGAACTGTCTGCACCTGATCTCGAGATTTTGAGTAACCAAGTTACGATGGGAGAACCGAGTGCACCTTATCTCGAGGTTTTGAGTAACCAAGTTACAATGGGAGAACCGAGTGCATAG
- the LOC125552121 gene encoding organelle RRM domain-containing protein 2, mitochondrial → MALSSSSSTLLRRLLGSTPLSSSRSSVLRAAFCSSSSSGPSPTLPPPSTIFGDDTEVANVPPLTTPKLFVSGLSRLTTDEKLKSAFAPFGQLLEVKVITDRVSGRSKGFGFVRYASLQEAETARQEMNAKFLDGWVIFVDPAKQREQKPAPQPDTASSHTGFTINKTVGWCG, encoded by the exons ATGGCcctctcctcgtcttcctccacactgctccgccgcctcctcggATCCACCCCCCTCTCATCCTCCCGCTCCTCTGTACTTCGCGCCGCCttctgctcctcctcctcctcgggcCCCTCCCCCACCTTGCCACCTCCGTCGACCATCTTCGGCGATGACACCGAGGTCGCCAACGTACCGCCGCTCACCACCCCCAAGCTCTTCGTCAGCG GCCTTTCAAGGCTAACGACAGATGAGAAGCTCAAGAGCGCGTTTGCTCCCTTCGGACAGCTTCTTGAAG TGAAAGTCATAACAGATAGAGTTTCTGGGAGATCAAAGGGCTTTGGTTTTGTAAGGTACGCGAGTTTACAAGAAGCTGAGACCGCACGGCAGGAAATGAATGCCAAGTTTCTGGATGGATGGGTCATTTTTGTCGACCCTGCAAAACAAAGGGAGCAGAAGCCTGCTCCTCAGCCGGATACTGCTTCCTCCCACACCGGCTTCACGATAAATAAAACTGTAGGATGGTGTGGTTAG